From the genome of Danaus plexippus chromosome 30, MEX_DaPlex, whole genome shotgun sequence, one region includes:
- the LOC116776467 gene encoding fatty acyl-CoA reductase wat-like isoform X2 → MNYSLEETPLAKIDLTKDKMSAWIEAQGKGKKVEMDVYGSPSEKSLQELENVRKLSKELQDNIQELENTVRLSDVENQAMNPTAPILDYSEDHEFVSANKLDDYYSQEDKNDAKEAEKHRLTKGMAQRTEIQEFYKDQCVFLTGGTGFLGKVLIEKLLRSCKDIDTIYVLVRPKKGKDPTTRIHEMLDEFVFERAHNENPKGIHKVVPVVGNMELPDLGLSLEDRKTLTSRVSIIINSAATVKFDEKLSVATGINVSGTKEILRLAKECRHLRAVTHVSTAFSNTQVKNIEERFYEPPMSVEALEAVSQLDDSLVESILPALLGDRPNTYCLTKAVAEEAVRKYGEGLPICIVRPSIVISTYEEPVRGWTDSVYGPTGLVVGIGTGVLRTMYMDLNKVADMVPVDLCVNAIIVSAYHTAKNFKENQTSNIPIYNFVSGAQSPVTWRQFIEYNMKYGFHNPTTKAVWYYGLNPTNNYYMFLFYNFFLHYLPALLLDVFSFLTGQRRKMLKFYSKVIKLAHILFYFSTQEWCFSDHGVRSMWSSLSDRDRAVFNFNMADMSWDYMAETFLLGLRVYLVKDDLSTLPEARKRWNRLYYMHQLLKITTFSVVLYLGYLLLTGLASMILG, encoded by the exons atGAATTACTCGCTGGAAGAGACCCCGCTCGCTAAGATCGATCTGACGAAAGACAAAATGTCTGCCTGGATTGAGGCTCAGGGCAAAGGTAAAAAGGTCGAGATGGATGTATACGGTTCACCATCAGAGAAGTCTCTCCAGGAGTTGGAGAACGTGAGGAAGCTCAGCAAGGAGCTCCAAGATAACATACAG GAATTGGAGAACACAGTGCGGCTATCGGACGTCGAGAACCAGGCTATGAATCCGACAGCCCCAATTCTTGATTACTCAGAGGACCACGAGTTCGTGTCGGCGAACAAGCTGGACGATTATTACTCCCAGGAAGACAAGAACGATGCCAAGGAGGCAGAGAAGCATCGTCTCACTAAGGGTATGGCGCAGCGAACGGAAAtacaagaattttataaagatcaGTGTGTGTTTTTGACCGGTGGGACTGGGTTTTTGGGGAAAG ttttaatcgAGAAACTTCTACGTTCTTGTAAAGATATTGACACTATTTACGTTTTGGTGCGTCCGAAGAAGGGCAAGGATCCGACGACGAGGATTCACGAAATGTTGGACGAATTT gtgtTCGAGAGAGCACACAACGAGAATCCGAAAGGTATTCACAAGGTGGTCCCGGTAGTTGGGAATATGGAACTGCCTGATCTGGGACTCAGTCTCGAAGACAGAAAGACGCTGACATCCAGG gtgtctataataataaactcaGCGGCGACTGTGAAGTTTGACGAGAAGCTGTCCGTCGCCACCGGGATCAACGTGAGCGGGACGAAGGAGATACTGAGACTGGCAAAGGAGTGCCGGCACTTGAGGGCGGTCACTCACGTGTCCACGGCCTTCTCCAACACGCAAGTTAAGAATATAGAGGAGAG ATTCTACGAGCCGCCGATGTCGGTGGAGGCGCTGGAAGCCGTCTCTCAGCTGGACGACAGCTTGGTAGAATCCATATTGCCCgc tttgttgGGCGATCGTCCAAACACTTATTGTCTCACTAAGGCGGTCGCCGAGGAAGCCGTTAGGAAGTACGGAGAGGGACTTCCCATATGTATAGTGCGGCCATCTATCG tcATATCAACATACGAGGAACCCGTACGAGGCTGGACGGACAGCGTTTACGGACCAACTGGTCTGGTCGTTGGTATTGGAACCGGG GTCCTTAGAACAATGTACATGGATTTAAACAAAGTGGCTGACATGGTGCCCGTGGATCTTTGTGTCAATGCTATCATAGTATCCGCTTACCACACCGCCAAAAACTTcaaagaaaa tcAAACGTCTAATATACCGATATATAACTTCGTTTCCGGCGCCCAAAGTCCCGTCACGTGGCGACAGTTCATAGAGTACAATATGAAATATGGTTTTCACAATCCCACCACGAAGGCTGTGTG GTACTACGGACTGAATCCAACGAATAATTACTACATGTTCCTGTTCTACAACTTCTTCCTTCATTATCTCCCGGCGTTGCTACTAGACGTGTTTAGTTTTCTGACCGGCCAACGACGAAA AATGCTCAAGTTCTATTCCAAGGTCATAAAGCTGGCTCACATTCTGTTCTACTTCTCAACTCAAGAGTGGTGTTTTTCCGATCACGGGGTCCGTTCCATGTGGAGCTCTCTGTCTGATAGAGACAGAGCCGTATTCAATTTCAACATGGCGGATATGTCCTGGGATTATATGGCGGAAACCTTCTTGTTgg GTTTAAGAGTGTATTTAGTTAAGGATGATCTGTCCACGTTGCCTGAAGCCAGGAAGAGATGGAACAG ACTGTACTACATGCATCAACTTTTGAAGATAACCACATTTAGTGTGGTGCTATACCTCGGATACTTACTCCTAACGGGTCTAGCGAGCATGATCTTAGGATAA
- the LOC116776556 gene encoding zinc transporter ZIP9 isoform X2, with protein sequence MLLVDQMSARYNDASNPTEKNVTATVGLVVHAAADGIALGAAATTAHADVELIVFLAIMLHKAPAAFGLVTFLMHAGLERNRIRKHLLIFSCAAPSLALLTYFGIGNESKQTLSDFNATGIAMLFSAGTFLYVATVHVLSELTHPHTHSHTHTLLPLQEGATPKKGFGGLQPCDVIILAVGAMMPLLLTMGHDH encoded by the exons ATGCTCCTCGTAGACCAAATGTCGGCCAGATACAACGACGCCTCCAACCCAACCGAGAAGAACGTGACCGCCACTGTTGGGCTGGTTGTACACGCTGCGG CGGACGGCATAGCGTTGGGCGCCGCTGCCACCACAGCCCACGCTGATGTGGAACTGATAGTTTTTTTGGCAATCATGCTACACAAAGCCCCAGCGGCCTTCGGACTCGTCACCTTCCTTATGCACGCCGGACTTGAAAG GAATCGAATCCGAAAGCATCTGTTGATATTCTCGTGTGCCGCGCCCTCTCTCGCCTTGCTCACGTACTTCGGTATCGGAAACGAGAGCAAACAGACACTCAGCGACTTCAACGCGACAG GTATAGCCATGTTATTCTCAGCGGGGACATTCCTCTACGTGGCCACCGTTCACGTATTATCCGAACTCACACACCcgcacacacactcacacacacacacactgtTGCCGCTCCAAGAGGGCGCGACCCCCAAAAAGGGCTTCGGGGGGCTACAGCCCTGTGACGTCATAATCCTGGCCGTGGGGGCTATGATGCCGCTCCTGTTAACAATGGGTCATGACCACTGA
- the LOC116776556 gene encoding zinc transporter ZIP9 isoform X1 translates to MDGTLVLILLALVMLVGSYVAGSIPLNVSMSEEKLLKVTVFGAGLLVGTALAVIIPEGVRALFSERTVLVTKDYTPEPSINNDLHSVIGISLVLGFVFMLLVDQMSARYNDASNPTEKNVTATVGLVVHAAADGIALGAAATTAHADVELIVFLAIMLHKAPAAFGLVTFLMHAGLERNRIRKHLLIFSCAAPSLALLTYFGIGNESKQTLSDFNATGIAMLFSAGTFLYVATVHVLSELTHPHTHSHTHTLLPLQEGATPKKGFGGLQPCDVIILAVGAMMPLLLTMGHDH, encoded by the exons atggaTGGAACCCttgttttgattttactaGCCCTAGTCATGCTTGTTGGTTCCTATGTGGCTGGCAGTATTCCGCTTAATGTTAGCATGTCTGAG GAGAAGCTTCTCAAAGTCACAGTGTTTGGAGCCGGCTTGCTTGTAGGGACTGCATTAGCGGTTATCATACCTGAAGGGGTGAGAGCGTTATTCTCGGAACGGACAGTTCTCGTTACAAAGGATTACACACCGGAACCCAGTATTAACAACGATCTGCATTCAGTCATCGGTATTTCATTAGTGTTAG GCTTCGTGTTCATGCTCCTCGTAGACCAAATGTCGGCCAGATACAACGACGCCTCCAACCCAACCGAGAAGAACGTGACCGCCACTGTTGGGCTGGTTGTACACGCTGCGG CGGACGGCATAGCGTTGGGCGCCGCTGCCACCACAGCCCACGCTGATGTGGAACTGATAGTTTTTTTGGCAATCATGCTACACAAAGCCCCAGCGGCCTTCGGACTCGTCACCTTCCTTATGCACGCCGGACTTGAAAG GAATCGAATCCGAAAGCATCTGTTGATATTCTCGTGTGCCGCGCCCTCTCTCGCCTTGCTCACGTACTTCGGTATCGGAAACGAGAGCAAACAGACACTCAGCGACTTCAACGCGACAG GTATAGCCATGTTATTCTCAGCGGGGACATTCCTCTACGTGGCCACCGTTCACGTATTATCCGAACTCACACACCcgcacacacactcacacacacacacactgtTGCCGCTCCAAGAGGGCGCGACCCCCAAAAAGGGCTTCGGGGGGCTACAGCCCTGTGACGTCATAATCCTGGCCGTGGGGGCTATGATGCCGCTCCTGTTAACAATGGGTCATGACCACTGA
- the LOC116776467 gene encoding fatty acyl-CoA reductase wat-like isoform X1 has translation MAVDAIIFFYLYFKKTTCNKIIRPQNKNTHKMNYSLEETPLAKIDLTKDKMSAWIEAQGKGKKVEMDVYGSPSEKSLQELENVRKLSKELQDNIQELENTVRLSDVENQAMNPTAPILDYSEDHEFVSANKLDDYYSQEDKNDAKEAEKHRLTKGMAQRTEIQEFYKDQCVFLTGGTGFLGKVLIEKLLRSCKDIDTIYVLVRPKKGKDPTTRIHEMLDEFVFERAHNENPKGIHKVVPVVGNMELPDLGLSLEDRKTLTSRVSIIINSAATVKFDEKLSVATGINVSGTKEILRLAKECRHLRAVTHVSTAFSNTQVKNIEERFYEPPMSVEALEAVSQLDDSLVESILPALLGDRPNTYCLTKAVAEEAVRKYGEGLPICIVRPSIVISTYEEPVRGWTDSVYGPTGLVVGIGTGVLRTMYMDLNKVADMVPVDLCVNAIIVSAYHTAKNFKENQTSNIPIYNFVSGAQSPVTWRQFIEYNMKYGFHNPTTKAVWYYGLNPTNNYYMFLFYNFFLHYLPALLLDVFSFLTGQRRKMLKFYSKVIKLAHILFYFSTQEWCFSDHGVRSMWSSLSDRDRAVFNFNMADMSWDYMAETFLLGLRVYLVKDDLSTLPEARKRWNRLYYMHQLLKITTFSVVLYLGYLLLTGLASMILG, from the exons ATGGCGGTAGAcgccattatatttttttatttatattttaaaaaaactacttgCAACAAAATAATCCGaccacaaaataaaaatacac acaaaatGAATTACTCGCTGGAAGAGACCCCGCTCGCTAAGATCGATCTGACGAAAGACAAAATGTCTGCCTGGATTGAGGCTCAGGGCAAAGGTAAAAAGGTCGAGATGGATGTATACGGTTCACCATCAGAGAAGTCTCTCCAGGAGTTGGAGAACGTGAGGAAGCTCAGCAAGGAGCTCCAAGATAACATACAG GAATTGGAGAACACAGTGCGGCTATCGGACGTCGAGAACCAGGCTATGAATCCGACAGCCCCAATTCTTGATTACTCAGAGGACCACGAGTTCGTGTCGGCGAACAAGCTGGACGATTATTACTCCCAGGAAGACAAGAACGATGCCAAGGAGGCAGAGAAGCATCGTCTCACTAAGGGTATGGCGCAGCGAACGGAAAtacaagaattttataaagatcaGTGTGTGTTTTTGACCGGTGGGACTGGGTTTTTGGGGAAAG ttttaatcgAGAAACTTCTACGTTCTTGTAAAGATATTGACACTATTTACGTTTTGGTGCGTCCGAAGAAGGGCAAGGATCCGACGACGAGGATTCACGAAATGTTGGACGAATTT gtgtTCGAGAGAGCACACAACGAGAATCCGAAAGGTATTCACAAGGTGGTCCCGGTAGTTGGGAATATGGAACTGCCTGATCTGGGACTCAGTCTCGAAGACAGAAAGACGCTGACATCCAGG gtgtctataataataaactcaGCGGCGACTGTGAAGTTTGACGAGAAGCTGTCCGTCGCCACCGGGATCAACGTGAGCGGGACGAAGGAGATACTGAGACTGGCAAAGGAGTGCCGGCACTTGAGGGCGGTCACTCACGTGTCCACGGCCTTCTCCAACACGCAAGTTAAGAATATAGAGGAGAG ATTCTACGAGCCGCCGATGTCGGTGGAGGCGCTGGAAGCCGTCTCTCAGCTGGACGACAGCTTGGTAGAATCCATATTGCCCgc tttgttgGGCGATCGTCCAAACACTTATTGTCTCACTAAGGCGGTCGCCGAGGAAGCCGTTAGGAAGTACGGAGAGGGACTTCCCATATGTATAGTGCGGCCATCTATCG tcATATCAACATACGAGGAACCCGTACGAGGCTGGACGGACAGCGTTTACGGACCAACTGGTCTGGTCGTTGGTATTGGAACCGGG GTCCTTAGAACAATGTACATGGATTTAAACAAAGTGGCTGACATGGTGCCCGTGGATCTTTGTGTCAATGCTATCATAGTATCCGCTTACCACACCGCCAAAAACTTcaaagaaaa tcAAACGTCTAATATACCGATATATAACTTCGTTTCCGGCGCCCAAAGTCCCGTCACGTGGCGACAGTTCATAGAGTACAATATGAAATATGGTTTTCACAATCCCACCACGAAGGCTGTGTG GTACTACGGACTGAATCCAACGAATAATTACTACATGTTCCTGTTCTACAACTTCTTCCTTCATTATCTCCCGGCGTTGCTACTAGACGTGTTTAGTTTTCTGACCGGCCAACGACGAAA AATGCTCAAGTTCTATTCCAAGGTCATAAAGCTGGCTCACATTCTGTTCTACTTCTCAACTCAAGAGTGGTGTTTTTCCGATCACGGGGTCCGTTCCATGTGGAGCTCTCTGTCTGATAGAGACAGAGCCGTATTCAATTTCAACATGGCGGATATGTCCTGGGATTATATGGCGGAAACCTTCTTGTTgg GTTTAAGAGTGTATTTAGTTAAGGATGATCTGTCCACGTTGCCTGAAGCCAGGAAGAGATGGAACAG ACTGTACTACATGCATCAACTTTTGAAGATAACCACATTTAGTGTGGTGCTATACCTCGGATACTTACTCCTAACGGGTCTAGCGAGCATGATCTTAGGATAA